In Haloterrigena turkmenica DSM 5511, a single genomic region encodes these proteins:
- a CDS encoding MBL fold metallo-hydrolase yields the protein MDVTRCAVPVATRAPTGETNAYLLGEDPAVLVDPAARSDDLDDLVSDRGVDHVLVTHTHPDHVGAVAAYADETDATVWARYGRTDRFRDATGCEPDRTLAPGTTIPLGDDRVRVLDAPGHAPDHVALEAGRGGPICCGDCAVREGSVVVGAPEGDMRAYVTTLRRLWAMDPPSLYPGHGPAIDAPRETLERLLTHRQRRERTVLAAVEGGADTLEEILEAAYEKDLSGVRDLARTTVRAHLEKLAVERRLEWDGERAAPVRE from the coding sequence ATGGACGTTACTCGTTGTGCCGTTCCGGTCGCGACGCGCGCCCCGACTGGGGAGACCAACGCCTACCTTCTCGGAGAGGATCCGGCCGTACTCGTCGATCCCGCGGCGCGGAGCGACGACCTCGACGATCTCGTTTCCGACCGCGGCGTCGACCACGTTCTCGTCACGCACACGCATCCCGACCACGTCGGCGCCGTCGCCGCGTACGCCGACGAGACGGACGCGACCGTCTGGGCGCGATACGGACGTACGGACCGCTTTCGCGACGCGACCGGCTGCGAACCGGATCGGACGCTGGCACCCGGAACGACGATTCCACTCGGCGACGACCGCGTCCGGGTTCTCGACGCGCCCGGGCACGCGCCCGACCACGTCGCCCTCGAGGCCGGCCGCGGCGGTCCGATCTGCTGTGGCGACTGCGCCGTCCGCGAGGGCAGCGTCGTCGTGGGCGCGCCCGAGGGCGACATGCGCGCGTACGTGACGACGCTGCGACGACTGTGGGCGATGGACCCGCCGTCGCTCTACCCCGGCCACGGGCCCGCGATCGACGCCCCACGGGAGACGCTGGAACGACTCCTGACTCACCGACAGCGCCGGGAACGGACGGTGCTCGCAGCGGTCGAGGGCGGCGCCGACACGCTCGAGGAAATCCTCGAGGCGGCCTACGAGAAGGACCTCTCCGGGGTGCGCGATCTGGCCCGGACGACGGTCCGCGCCCACCTCGAGAAACTCGCCGTGGAGAGGCGCCTCGAGTGGGACGGCGAGCGCGCGGCGCCCGTGAGGGAGTGA
- a CDS encoding DUF7839 domain-containing protein, with protein sequence MVDVLDNKRAATRFRILVQIAERQPAVSQGEIAEEVGVTSQAVSEYIRELVDDDLVEKEGRSRYRVTPEGVDWLFRTADDIRRFADHVTGDVLDAMSEAAYLATDDIAEGDTVTLFVEDGLLHAKPGNEGPATGVATTDAEAGTDVGVTSFEGVMDLEPGSVTVLQVPAVRSGGSRAVDSDLVAEHCEAAELVVAAGVEAVVACRQAGADPAVPFAAGETAAEGAERGLEVTAIVTTDEVGRVTDTLRDADVSYEVLEG encoded by the coding sequence ATGGTCGACGTCCTCGACAACAAGCGGGCCGCGACGCGGTTTCGGATCCTCGTCCAGATCGCCGAGCGCCAGCCCGCGGTCAGCCAGGGTGAGATCGCCGAGGAAGTCGGCGTGACGAGTCAGGCCGTCAGCGAGTACATCCGCGAACTCGTCGACGACGACCTCGTCGAGAAGGAAGGCCGGTCGCGCTATCGCGTCACGCCGGAAGGCGTCGACTGGCTGTTTCGGACCGCCGACGACATCCGTCGGTTCGCCGACCACGTGACCGGCGACGTCCTGGACGCAATGAGCGAGGCGGCGTACCTCGCGACCGACGACATCGCGGAGGGCGACACCGTCACGCTGTTCGTCGAGGACGGGCTGCTCCACGCGAAACCCGGCAACGAGGGGCCGGCGACCGGCGTCGCGACAACCGACGCCGAGGCGGGCACCGACGTCGGCGTCACGAGCTTCGAGGGCGTGATGGACTTAGAGCCGGGCTCGGTCACCGTCCTGCAGGTGCCCGCGGTCCGCAGCGGCGGGAGCCGGGCGGTCGACTCCGACCTCGTCGCCGAACACTGCGAGGCGGCCGAGCTGGTCGTGGCCGCCGGCGTCGAGGCCGTCGTCGCCTGCCGGCAGGCCGGCGCGGATCCCGCGGTGCCGTTCGCGGCCGGCGAGACCGCCGCCGAGGGAGCCGAACGGGGCCTCGAGGTGACCGCGATCGTCACGACCGACGAGGTCGGCCGCGTCACCGACACGCTCCGGGACGCAGACGTCTCCTACGAGGTCCTCGAGGGCTGA
- a CDS encoding glycosyltransferase family 2 protein translates to MELSVVVSTLNDRERLLSCLDALSERTPSATEIIVVNGPSSDGTTGVVRDRSDVDVLVEISERNLNVSRNAGLRAATGDVIAFLDGEYTIEYSWYDAVERAIADGTDVVTGPVTGGETKYDLQNPRTVAGRSVTHFDGNNVAFDRTVLEALDGFDEYLEVGGERDCAHRVAGLGFETEWDAGMAARCEVGTDGGQTDRDWGDTYRSRSYRLAKNYGVRPTTVGRIVGSALRDGTAGVRDIVTGDATPTDWVGNGTDVVANAAGGLRDGLRARWADRSSQRNPNGLSKRHDRAVRVYDRR, encoded by the coding sequence ATGGAGCTCTCGGTAGTGGTATCGACGCTCAACGACCGAGAGCGATTACTCTCGTGTCTCGACGCGCTCTCCGAGCGGACGCCGTCCGCGACGGAGATCATCGTCGTCAACGGTCCCTCTTCCGACGGAACGACCGGCGTCGTCCGCGACCGCTCGGACGTCGACGTCCTCGTCGAGATTTCCGAACGGAATCTGAACGTCTCGCGCAACGCCGGCCTCCGCGCCGCGACGGGCGACGTCATCGCCTTCCTCGACGGGGAGTACACGATCGAGTACAGCTGGTACGACGCCGTCGAGCGCGCGATCGCCGACGGGACCGACGTCGTCACTGGCCCCGTGACCGGCGGGGAGACCAAGTACGATCTCCAGAATCCGCGCACCGTCGCCGGGCGCAGCGTCACCCACTTCGACGGGAACAACGTCGCCTTCGATCGGACCGTCCTCGAGGCCTTAGACGGCTTCGACGAGTACCTCGAGGTCGGCGGCGAACGCGACTGCGCCCACCGCGTGGCCGGCCTCGGCTTCGAAACCGAGTGGGACGCGGGGATGGCCGCCAGATGCGAGGTCGGCACCGACGGCGGGCAAACCGACCGCGACTGGGGGGACACCTACCGCTCCCGATCGTATCGACTCGCGAAGAACTACGGCGTGCGGCCGACGACGGTCGGCCGGATCGTCGGGAGCGCCCTCCGCGACGGGACCGCCGGCGTTCGGGACATCGTCACCGGGGACGCGACGCCGACCGACTGGGTCGGAAACGGGACCGACGTCGTCGCCAACGCCGCCGGCGGACTCCGCGACGGACTGCGAGCCCGCTGGGCTGATCGATCGTCTCAGCGGAACCCGAACGGGTTGTCCAAACGCCACGACAGAGCGGTGCGGGTCTACGACCGGCGGTAG
- a CDS encoding DUF7344 domain-containing protein — protein MDEERLRDVLEAVEAMESDASPDVLLDVLSDRYARYVLYHLSDESTATLDALADTATGLAATESGAIATPGDREEIRVRLYHLVLPKLDAAGYLEFDSETRTVERGDIPAVIRELLRNA, from the coding sequence ATGGACGAAGAGCGTCTGCGGGACGTCCTCGAGGCGGTCGAAGCGATGGAGAGCGACGCCTCTCCGGACGTTCTCCTGGACGTGCTCTCGGATCGGTACGCGCGGTACGTACTGTACCACCTCTCGGACGAATCGACTGCGACCCTCGACGCGCTCGCGGATACGGCGACCGGACTGGCGGCGACCGAGTCGGGCGCTATCGCGACACCCGGAGACCGCGAAGAGATACGCGTTCGCCTGTATCACCTCGTACTTCCGAAACTCGACGCGGCCGGTTACCTCGAGTTCGACAGCGAGACGCGAACCGTCGAGCGAGGCGATATTCCCGCCGTCATCCGCGAATTACTGCGGAACGCGTGA
- a CDS encoding TRAM domain-containing protein: MEISEKLLCLFSADVSAEEDRYVIEVPRQEVETGDIDPEEVYRVALISREEDDAEETTAQPQTAPSEPQPPVDVGETRYVEIEDIGKQGDGIARVERGYVIIVPGADVGERVKVEVSEVKSNFAVGEIIEETF, from the coding sequence GTGGAAATATCTGAAAAACTCCTGTGTCTGTTCAGTGCGGACGTCTCGGCAGAGGAGGACCGATACGTAATCGAGGTACCGCGTCAAGAAGTCGAAACCGGCGACATCGACCCGGAGGAAGTCTACCGCGTCGCGCTCATTTCACGCGAGGAGGACGACGCCGAGGAGACGACGGCACAGCCACAGACGGCGCCGTCGGAACCGCAGCCACCGGTCGACGTCGGCGAAACACGCTACGTCGAAATCGAGGACATCGGCAAACAGGGCGACGGGATCGCTCGTGTCGAACGCGGCTACGTCATCATCGTCCCCGGTGCCGACGTCGGCGAACGCGTCAAGGTCGAAGTCTCGGAGGTCAAGTCCAACTTCGCCGTCGGCGAGATCATCGAAGAGACGTTCTAA
- a CDS encoding heptaprenylglyceryl phosphate synthase, with product MDIDWDGITHVTKVDPAKPLPSDLGALEGTDLVLVGGSDDVTETNTLEAIAAIDDAVPSLPVFQEPYSSSHVSKSTIEAADYLSVPAVYNGDREHFVGKHVDLFTEVGRKPEAVLGASLPVVGDLISSKGADAVADLATNVIGEGYVIQHLESTAAATSGVEATYSPEQVAGAALATETFYGFPIFYIEYSGTYGGPADVEAAARYLEETALFYGGGIDSREKATEILEAGADAIVVGDCFHDDPETFLETIPE from the coding sequence ATGGACATCGATTGGGACGGGATCACTCACGTGACGAAAGTCGATCCGGCGAAGCCGCTTCCGTCGGATCTCGGCGCGCTCGAGGGGACCGACCTGGTGCTCGTCGGCGGTTCCGACGACGTCACCGAGACCAACACGCTCGAGGCGATCGCGGCGATCGACGACGCCGTTCCGTCGCTCCCCGTCTTCCAGGAACCGTACAGTTCGAGTCACGTCTCCAAATCGACGATCGAGGCGGCGGACTACCTGTCCGTGCCGGCGGTCTACAACGGCGATCGGGAGCACTTCGTGGGGAAACACGTCGACCTCTTCACCGAGGTCGGCCGCAAACCCGAGGCCGTCCTCGGCGCGAGCCTGCCGGTCGTCGGTGACCTCATTTCCTCGAAGGGGGCCGACGCCGTCGCGGACCTCGCCACGAACGTCATCGGGGAGGGGTACGTGATCCAGCACCTCGAGTCCACGGCGGCGGCGACCTCCGGCGTCGAGGCGACGTACTCGCCCGAGCAGGTCGCCGGCGCGGCGCTGGCGACGGAGACCTTCTACGGCTTTCCGATCTTCTACATCGAGTACTCGGGCACCTACGGCGGCCCCGCGGACGTCGAAGCCGCCGCGCGCTACCTCGAGGAGACGGCACTGTTCTACGGCGGCGGGATCGACAGCCGCGAGAAAGCGACCGAGATCCTCGAGGCTGGCGCGGATGCCATCGTCGTCGGCGACTGTTTCCACGACGATCCGGAGACGTTCCTCGAGACGATCCCGGAGTAG
- a CDS encoding radical SAM protein: MIDPETLSVTIVDGYVDEPAHFGVPPYISTYPRYAAGALVDAGVPREQITYHTIDRLRDEPDYWRDVDEADLMIYLGGMTVPGKYVGGTPAEPDEVRKLAWTADGTSLMGGPVKFGVGDENAGATETERQDLDFDFVAKGDVEAAVHDLVESGLEGFNNRMRDIDEVSRWAQEGAFIVEQHPNHPDHLIAELETSRGCAYRCSFCTEPLYGNPSFRPPPTVVGEVDALSDFGVKHFRIGRQADILAYGGDGEAPNPDALRQLYSGIREVAPDLETLHLDNMNPITIVNWPEQSREGIRIIAEHNTPGDTAAFGLESADPVVQEENNLNVSAEECFEAVRIVNEEAGWRPGEDPADAPTFGDDAPRRLPKLLPGINLLHGLKGEREETYERNREFLQRVYDEGYMLRRINIRQVMSFAGTDMSDTGAEIANEHKQLFKRYKTQVREEIDNPMLKRVAPRGTVLPDVHLEYHQDGKTFGRQLGTYPLLVGIPGERELGRTIDVAVVDHGYRSVTGVPHPLDINGASMDELTAIPGIGDSTAGDIVVNRPYDSVTDADLGGEVDLEGFATTRALEGAD; the protein is encoded by the coding sequence ATGATCGACCCCGAGACGCTGTCGGTGACGATCGTCGACGGCTACGTCGACGAGCCCGCACACTTCGGGGTGCCGCCGTACATCTCGACGTACCCCCGCTACGCGGCGGGAGCGCTCGTCGACGCGGGGGTCCCCCGCGAACAGATTACGTACCACACGATCGATCGGCTCCGCGACGAGCCCGACTACTGGCGGGACGTCGACGAGGCCGACCTCATGATCTACCTGGGCGGGATGACCGTCCCCGGGAAGTACGTCGGCGGCACGCCCGCCGAGCCCGACGAGGTCCGCAAACTCGCCTGGACCGCCGACGGAACGAGCCTGATGGGCGGCCCCGTCAAGTTCGGCGTCGGCGACGAGAACGCCGGCGCCACGGAGACCGAACGCCAGGACCTGGACTTCGATTTCGTCGCCAAGGGCGACGTCGAGGCCGCCGTCCACGACCTCGTCGAGAGCGGCCTCGAGGGATTCAACAACCGGATGCGCGATATCGACGAGGTCTCGCGGTGGGCCCAAGAGGGCGCCTTTATCGTCGAGCAACACCCCAACCATCCGGATCACCTCATCGCGGAACTCGAGACCTCCCGCGGCTGTGCCTATCGCTGTTCGTTCTGTACGGAGCCGCTGTACGGCAACCCCTCTTTCCGGCCGCCGCCGACGGTCGTCGGCGAGGTCGACGCCCTCTCCGATTTCGGCGTCAAACACTTCCGAATCGGTCGCCAGGCCGACATCCTCGCCTACGGCGGCGACGGCGAGGCGCCGAATCCGGACGCCCTCAGACAGCTCTACAGCGGCATCCGCGAGGTCGCGCCCGACCTCGAGACGCTGCATCTGGACAACATGAATCCGATCACGATCGTCAACTGGCCCGAACAGAGCCGGGAGGGGATCCGGATCATCGCCGAGCACAACACGCCCGGCGACACCGCTGCCTTCGGCCTCGAGTCGGCCGACCCCGTCGTTCAGGAGGAGAACAATTTGAACGTGAGTGCGGAGGAGTGCTTCGAGGCAGTGCGGATCGTCAACGAGGAAGCCGGCTGGCGTCCGGGCGAAGATCCCGCCGACGCTCCCACCTTCGGCGACGACGCCCCGCGTCGGCTGCCCAAGCTCCTGCCCGGGATCAACCTGCTGCACGGGCTCAAGGGCGAGCGCGAGGAGACCTACGAGCGCAACCGCGAGTTCCTCCAACGGGTCTACGACGAGGGCTACATGCTCCGGCGGATCAACATCCGGCAGGTGATGTCCTTCGCCGGCACCGACATGAGCGATACAGGCGCCGAGATCGCAAACGAGCACAAACAGCTGTTCAAGCGGTACAAGACGCAGGTTCGCGAGGAGATCGACAATCCGATGCTCAAGCGGGTCGCTCCGCGGGGGACCGTCCTGCCCGACGTCCACCTCGAGTACCACCAGGACGGGAAGACCTTCGGCCGCCAACTGGGCACCTACCCGCTGCTGGTCGGCATCCCCGGCGAGCGCGAACTCGGGCGAACCATCGACGTCGCGGTCGTCGACCACGGTTACCGCTCCGTCACCGGCGTTCCCCACCCGCTGGATATCAACGGCGCCTCGATGGACGAACTCACCGCGATCCCGGGTATCGGCGACAGTACCGCCGGCGACATCGTCGTCAACCGGCCCTACGACTCCGTGACCGACGCCGATCTCGGAGGCGAGGTCGACCTCGAGGGGTTCGCGACGACCCGAGCGCTCGAGGGCGCGGACTGA
- a CDS encoding class I SAM-dependent methyltransferase: protein MKGQEWYQADDVAEEYDDKRFSRGGQLIDRREKEAVLEAIMPVEDRNILEIACGTGRFTVMLAQQGADVVGLDISAAMLQQGREKTKDAALEGTIEFLRGDAGRLPFPDDHFDTVIAMRFFHLADDPKAFLEEMRRVSRDQIVFDTFNRFSARSIYNWALPMGSRLYSKSEVAVLLAKTNLTLEDVEDDFIAPYGLYRSIPNELATPIRTLDELIGSLPVTDHLASVSYWNTRVR from the coding sequence GTGAAAGGACAGGAGTGGTACCAAGCCGACGACGTCGCCGAGGAGTACGACGACAAGCGCTTCTCCCGGGGCGGTCAGCTGATCGACCGTCGGGAGAAGGAAGCAGTCCTCGAGGCGATCATGCCCGTCGAGGACCGGAATATCCTCGAAATCGCCTGTGGTACCGGGCGGTTTACCGTGATGCTCGCTCAGCAGGGCGCCGACGTCGTAGGACTCGATATCTCGGCGGCGATGTTACAGCAAGGACGGGAGAAAACGAAGGACGCGGCCCTCGAGGGAACCATAGAGTTCCTTCGCGGAGACGCGGGCCGACTCCCGTTTCCGGACGATCACTTCGATACCGTCATCGCGATGCGGTTTTTCCACCTCGCGGACGATCCGAAGGCCTTCTTAGAAGAGATGCGACGGGTCTCCCGAGATCAGATCGTCTTCGACACGTTCAACCGATTCAGTGCGCGCAGCATCTACAACTGGGCGCTGCCGATGGGGTCGCGGCTCTACTCGAAGAGCGAAGTGGCCGTCCTCCTGGCGAAGACGAACCTGACACTGGAGGACGTCGAGGACGACTTTATCGCCCCCTACGGACTCTACCGGTCGATTCCCAACGAGCTCGCGACGCCGATCCGGACGCTCGACGAACTGATCGGATCGCTGCCGGTGACCGACCACCTCGCGTCGGTCTCCTACTGGAACACCCGCGTCCGGTAA
- a CDS encoding enoyl-CoA hydratase/isomerase family protein: MESVGSGLAAIDWNGTRADVYLSRPDKRNAMTVPLMRDLIEAFETVDADDDVRAVTLLGEGPVFCAGMDLEMMRDRVEPDAEIDRDVFPEVLETIETTRQPVVAGIKRAAPAGAFELTLPCDFRVIGREAKYGLLEVQLGTFPHAGGTQRLPRLVGLSKAKEIVLTGEFVDPEDAAEMGLVHEVVDAGTVDERAKAFADDLCENAPLGLRQAKQALNAALEMPLERGLEYERQLAYELDDTRDYREGFEARLEDREPEFRGE; encoded by the coding sequence ATGGAATCCGTCGGCAGCGGACTCGCGGCCATCGACTGGAACGGCACTCGAGCGGACGTCTACCTTTCCCGCCCGGACAAGCGCAACGCGATGACCGTCCCGCTCATGCGAGACCTGATCGAGGCCTTCGAGACGGTCGACGCCGACGACGACGTTCGCGCGGTGACGCTGCTCGGCGAGGGCCCCGTCTTCTGTGCCGGCATGGACTTAGAGATGATGCGCGATCGAGTCGAACCCGACGCCGAGATCGATCGGGACGTCTTCCCCGAGGTCCTCGAGACCATCGAGACGACTCGGCAGCCCGTCGTCGCCGGGATCAAACGCGCCGCGCCCGCGGGGGCGTTCGAACTCACGCTGCCCTGTGACTTCCGGGTCATCGGCCGCGAGGCGAAGTACGGCCTGCTCGAGGTGCAACTCGGCACGTTCCCGCACGCGGGCGGTACGCAACGTCTGCCGCGTCTCGTGGGGCTCTCGAAGGCCAAGGAGATCGTCCTCACCGGGGAGTTCGTCGACCCGGAGGACGCTGCCGAGATGGGGCTGGTCCACGAGGTCGTCGACGCCGGGACCGTCGATGAGCGCGCGAAGGCGTTCGCCGACGATCTCTGCGAGAATGCCCCGCTGGGCCTGCGACAGGCGAAGCAAGCACTCAATGCCGCCCTCGAGATGCCACTCGAGCGGGGACTAGAGTACGAACGCCAGTTGGCCTACGAACTCGACGACACCCGCGACTACCGAGAGGGGTTCGAGGCTCGTCTCGAGGACCGCGAGCCGGAGTTTCGCGGCGAATGA
- a CDS encoding MarR family transcriptional regulator, whose protein sequence is MSTSTAEDRGAAAEETLSEDEYRDRLRDLPPSAKLVAKVLETDSPLSQGQLAEESLLPDRTVRYALNRLEDVDLVGSRYSFRDARKQVYFLKH, encoded by the coding sequence ATGAGCACGAGTACAGCCGAGGACCGAGGCGCCGCCGCCGAAGAGACCCTGTCGGAGGACGAATACCGCGATCGCCTCCGCGATCTGCCGCCGAGCGCGAAGCTCGTCGCGAAAGTGCTGGAAACCGATTCGCCGCTCTCGCAGGGGCAACTCGCCGAGGAATCGTTGCTGCCCGACCGCACCGTCCGCTACGCGCTCAACCGACTCGAGGACGTCGACCTCGTCGGCTCCCGATACAGCTTCCGCGACGCCCGCAAGCAGGTCTACTTCCTCAAGCACTGA
- a CDS encoding YkgJ family cysteine cluster protein — MQSLEAELEEARALDIDDLADAIESIGFECTRCGACCKGEDEDDHTATVFPDEVRELEESDEYEGDYDWRDVARPMPYGLSETEAGDLEGETFEWALQTDDCGDCTFYEEDESGTGACVAHDDRPLICRTYPFSVALAGTSQPMGEAVDEEGVVRAHECEGLGRDISRADAEELARALKERAVRELEEAIAVRDEYAPAGPDPGEVVVHDSEGAKRIDGTPLEE, encoded by the coding sequence GTGCAATCGCTCGAAGCCGAACTCGAGGAGGCCCGCGCGCTGGACATCGACGACCTCGCGGACGCCATCGAATCGATCGGCTTCGAGTGTACCCGCTGTGGCGCCTGCTGTAAGGGCGAAGACGAGGACGACCACACGGCGACCGTCTTTCCCGACGAGGTACGGGAACTCGAGGAGAGTGATGAATACGAGGGAGACTACGACTGGCGCGACGTCGCCCGGCCGATGCCGTACGGGCTCTCGGAGACCGAGGCCGGCGACCTCGAGGGCGAGACCTTCGAGTGGGCACTCCAGACCGACGACTGCGGCGACTGTACCTTCTACGAGGAGGACGAGTCGGGGACCGGGGCCTGTGTCGCCCACGACGACCGCCCGCTGATCTGTCGGACCTACCCCTTCAGCGTCGCGCTCGCGGGGACCAGTCAGCCGATGGGCGAAGCGGTCGACGAGGAGGGCGTCGTCCGCGCTCACGAGTGCGAGGGGCTGGGGCGGGACATCTCCCGCGCGGACGCCGAGGAGCTGGCCCGCGCGCTGAAGGAACGCGCCGTCCGGGAACTCGAGGAGGCCATCGCCGTCCGGGACGAGTACGCGCCCGCCGGTCCCGACCCCGGCGAAGTGGTCGTCCACGATTCGGAGGGTGCCAAACGGATCGACGGGACGCCCCTCGAGGAGTGA
- a CDS encoding DICT sensory domain-containing protein — protein MNGLRDQLDEIEAREQILEVHTDVDRVAAEFERQFSSRNVRVVRRSTPAVADRGFAIIRDGDREFRGAIGIEHFRTLLSPEIHPPWALENADVDYADLFEFLDNTLFTSYNRRQMLAASREIEERAWRTDAGALFVGFQNASALASQRSIYERLGRERTLDITIFVEDEYEEPIADGIDVVSTASGEIGAFWFVIFDGGGSDLNKCGLLAEERDPGQYYGFWTYDPERIDEIVAYLGSLGDP, from the coding sequence ATGAACGGCCTTCGCGATCAACTCGACGAGATCGAAGCGCGGGAGCAGATCCTCGAAGTGCACACGGACGTAGACCGGGTCGCGGCGGAGTTCGAGCGGCAGTTCTCGAGCCGAAACGTTCGCGTGGTCCGACGGTCGACTCCGGCGGTAGCCGATCGCGGCTTCGCGATCATCCGGGACGGGGATCGCGAGTTCCGCGGCGCCATCGGTATCGAACACTTCCGAACCCTGCTCTCCCCGGAGATCCACCCGCCGTGGGCGCTCGAGAACGCCGACGTCGACTACGCCGACCTCTTCGAGTTCCTCGACAACACGCTGTTCACCTCGTACAATCGACGTCAGATGCTGGCTGCGAGCCGCGAGATCGAAGAGCGCGCGTGGCGAACCGACGCCGGCGCGCTCTTCGTCGGCTTCCAGAACGCATCGGCCCTCGCCTCCCAACGCTCGATCTACGAACGACTGGGTCGGGAGCGGACGCTCGATATCACGATCTTCGTCGAGGACGAGTACGAGGAGCCGATCGCCGACGGGATCGACGTCGTATCGACCGCCAGCGGTGAGATCGGAGCGTTCTGGTTCGTGATCTTCGACGGCGGCGGAAGCGATCTGAACAAGTGCGGACTGCTCGCCGAAGAGCGCGATCCCGGTCAGTACTACGGGTTCTGGACGTACGACCCGGAGCGAATCGACGAGATCGTCGCGTATCTCGGGTCGTTGGGCGACCCGTAA
- a CDS encoding DUF7537 family lipoprotein produces MRASPLSVIAVVALLVLSGCVGLPNAGENQPPPDVSPDEFPNASEIDQSVFDTHATEMGNTSFTLTFEQNRTDRNPSVLEDDFSHMNDTSRTLVEPDASQYLEHTTGYFSGNGSTYSNGSTEYVLSRENDWTEVRKLSPVSMFNESGEYYLWRGVFNNDSDLGYDFAAIDATYEREGVEWFQGVPVMRYEATGVDALPDRWAGGENASSNFEEFSATLLLDEDGVIRHYEYTFEKPPEHRSRLRFSRAYTLSDVGSTDVEKPDWVANATAGS; encoded by the coding sequence ATGCGTGCGTCTCCACTCTCAGTGATCGCCGTCGTCGCCCTGCTGGTCCTCTCGGGGTGTGTTGGACTTCCGAACGCGGGGGAGAACCAGCCGCCGCCAGACGTGTCCCCCGACGAGTTCCCGAACGCGTCGGAGATCGATCAGTCGGTGTTCGACACCCACGCGACCGAGATGGGGAACACGAGTTTCACGCTCACGTTCGAGCAAAACCGGACGGACCGCAATCCTTCAGTCCTAGAGGATGATTTCAGTCACATGAACGACACGAGCCGGACTCTCGTCGAGCCTGACGCCTCACAGTACCTCGAACACACCACCGGCTACTTTTCGGGGAACGGTTCCACCTACTCAAACGGAAGTACGGAGTACGTGCTGTCGCGGGAGAACGACTGGACGGAGGTGAGAAAGCTCTCCCCCGTGTCAATGTTCAACGAGTCGGGCGAGTATTATCTCTGGCGCGGAGTATTCAACAACGACAGCGACCTCGGGTACGATTTCGCTGCGATTGACGCCACCTACGAGCGCGAGGGCGTCGAGTGGTTCCAGGGCGTTCCGGTGATGCGGTACGAGGCCACCGGCGTCGACGCACTGCCCGACCGGTGGGCGGGGGGCGAGAACGCGAGTTCGAACTTCGAGGAGTTCTCCGCGACGCTCCTGCTTGATGAAGACGGCGTCATCCGCCACTACGAGTACACGTTCGAGAAACCTCCCGAACACCGTTCTCGGCTGCGGTTTTCGCGGGCGTACACCCTGTCCGACGTGGGGAGCACTGACGTCGAGAAACCGGACTGGGTGGCGAACGCGACGGCGGGGTCGTAA